In one window of Chryseobacterium viscerum DNA:
- a CDS encoding DUF4872 domain-containing protein: MENAILTAIKNNAAEYLNPPIMNISYKGILKTSIEIIKWFNTSKDIEGEFKQTALLMKKAETGGALFRNLYRDFLKESYEILQLNQIKKGYKELTEIAELWTVVSQLFEKVSETKDIQYILQSSDILKTIAAKEKRAMKVLSTL, encoded by the coding sequence TTGGAAAATGCAATATTAACTGCAATCAAAAATAACGCTGCAGAATATCTGAATCCTCCCATTATGAATATATCTTACAAAGGAATCCTGAAAACAAGTATTGAAATTATCAAATGGTTCAATACAAGTAAAGACATAGAAGGAGAATTTAAGCAAACAGCCTTGTTAATGAAAAAAGCAGAAACAGGAGGTGCATTGTTCAGGAATTTATACCGTGATTTTTTGAAAGAAAGCTATGAAATACTCCAACTCAATCAGATAAAAAAAGGTTACAAAGAGCTCACAGAAATTGCAGAACTCTGGACTGTCGTATCACAGCTGTTTGAAAAGGTAAGTGAAACAAAGGATATTCAATATATTCTTCAGTCTTCAGATATTTTAAAAACAATAGCAGCTAAAGAGAAAAGAGCTATGAAAGTCTTATCTACCCTTTAG
- a CDS encoding efflux transporter outer membrane subunit, producing MKSLLNIIKGITFSVFILGAISSCMARKEYERPKNVVDEKLFRTDMLPSDSASIANISWKEIFTDPILQGHISKALENNLDIRIALQSINSAEAYLKQSKAAYQPTLSIGPNYTFQTQSINTQFGQIIGERRYVNQFDITASIGWEADIWGKLRAQEKAQIATYLGTVAAHKAVKSSLVSSIASAYYQLLTFDAQKRIITETIAVREKNLEATKALKTSGTVTEVAVQQSEALVFNAKSLLIDIDTQIQLLENTMSLLMGESSHSIERSTLEGQNLPIDLKLGYPTQLLANRPDVMRAEYSLMNAFELTNAAKAQFYPTLKLTGSGGLQSVDIDHLFSVNSLFANVVAGLAQPILNKRQIKTNYDVSLAAQETAYLNFRKTVLTAGKEVSDAIRVFSVQDSFIELKQKELDAYKKSVDYSQELVNYGMANYLEVLNASVNSLNAELNISNARYSKMKAAVELYQALGGGWK from the coding sequence ATGAAGAGCTTATTAAACATCATAAAAGGAATCACTTTTTCAGTTTTCATACTCGGAGCCATCTCATCATGTATGGCAAGAAAAGAATATGAAAGACCGAAGAATGTGGTAGACGAAAAACTATTTCGTACAGATATGCTTCCTTCAGACAGTGCCAGCATCGCCAATATTTCATGGAAAGAAATATTCACAGATCCGATACTGCAGGGACATATTTCTAAAGCGTTGGAAAACAACCTGGATATCAGAATCGCACTGCAAAGCATCAATTCTGCAGAAGCTTATCTGAAACAAAGTAAAGCCGCCTATCAGCCGACACTTTCTATAGGACCTAACTATACCTTCCAGACTCAGTCTATCAACACCCAATTTGGGCAGATCATTGGAGAAAGACGTTATGTAAACCAATTTGACATTACGGCAAGTATCGGATGGGAAGCAGATATCTGGGGAAAATTAAGGGCACAGGAAAAAGCACAGATAGCCACATATTTAGGAACTGTTGCTGCTCATAAAGCTGTTAAAAGCAGTCTGGTATCTTCCATTGCTTCTGCTTATTATCAATTGCTAACTTTTGATGCGCAGAAGAGAATTATTACCGAAACCATTGCTGTAAGAGAGAAAAACTTAGAAGCTACAAAGGCTTTAAAAACTTCAGGAACAGTTACTGAAGTAGCGGTACAGCAGAGTGAGGCTCTTGTTTTCAATGCCAAATCATTATTGATTGATATTGATACACAGATCCAGCTTCTTGAAAATACCATGAGTCTTTTAATGGGAGAATCTTCTCATTCTATTGAAAGATCTACACTGGAAGGACAGAATCTTCCAATTGATTTAAAATTGGGATATCCCACTCAGCTTCTGGCTAACCGTCCGGATGTAATGAGAGCGGAATACAGCTTAATGAATGCTTTTGAACTGACGAATGCTGCTAAAGCTCAGTTTTACCCAACTTTAAAATTGACAGGCAGCGGAGGACTTCAGTCTGTGGATATTGATCACTTATTCAGTGTGAATTCATTATTTGCGAATGTAGTAGCAGGACTGGCTCAGCCCATTTTGAACAAAAGACAGATCAAAACAAACTATGATGTAAGTCTTGCTGCTCAGGAAACTGCTTATTTGAACTTCAGAAAGACAGTTCTTACTGCCGGAAAAGAAGTTTCAGATGCCATCAGGGTTTTCTCTGTACAGGACTCATTTATTGAATTAAAACAAAAAGAGCTGGATGCCTACAAAAAATCTGTCGACTATTCCCAGGAATTGGTGAACTACGGTATGGCCAACTATCTTGAAGTATTGAATGCAAGCGTGAATTCATTGAATGCGGAACTTAATATTTCCAATGCACGATACAGTAAAATGAAAGCAGCTGTAGAGCTTTATCAGGCTTTAGGCGGAGGCTGGAAATAA
- a CDS encoding MarR family winged helix-turn-helix transcriptional regulator, translating to MNVINEAGILAISTRLHRLSEQLRKDGALIYKAFGIDFELKWFPVIFTIYKKEIASVVEIANEIGYTHPSTITLLKELEKLELIQWEKDKQDERKRLFKLTSKGQTLIEKMKPVWELMSQILGDITDNKNNLLAAIDEAEDKIASQSFYQRALQVKSSK from the coding sequence ATGAATGTAATCAACGAAGCAGGAATTCTTGCCATATCCACCAGACTGCACCGCCTCAGTGAACAATTGAGAAAAGATGGAGCATTGATCTATAAAGCATTCGGAATTGATTTTGAGCTCAAATGGTTTCCGGTCATCTTTACGATTTATAAAAAAGAAATTGCAAGCGTTGTCGAAATTGCCAATGAAATAGGGTACACACATCCATCCACTATAACCCTGCTCAAAGAACTCGAAAAACTGGAGTTGATCCAATGGGAAAAAGATAAGCAGGATGAACGAAAAAGACTGTTTAAACTGACTTCAAAAGGCCAGACACTTATTGAAAAAATGAAACCTGTATGGGAGCTGATGTCACAGATTCTGGGAGATATTACCGATAATAAGAATAATCTGCTGGCAGCTATTGATGAAGCAGAGGATAAAATTGCAAGTCAGTCTTTTTATCAGAGGGCATTGCAGGTGAAGAGTTCAAAGTAA
- a CDS encoding C1 family peptidase: MKNLKFIAIVLGIVSLTSCNRNEEEQNIQKPNQENQTMRSLGAVLVDENLYNSFAKADIEALTMKFKGKSAKVLTASIPSSYTITNTPPIVDQGQEGSCVAFATAYAATSILEYNFKGITNPRSPEYVYNQIKISSCPNGTYVSRGLNLIKNQGVCSWNEMPYTDVECSTQPNASQKNAASTHKFTTWATVDKTNINNVKTLLSMNLPIIIAITVDGSFDNLSSADNWIWKSHSGTVRGGHAICVVGYDDAKQAFKVQNSWGTAWGDNGFFWIDYAFFAKSTKGAINESYVAYVQ, from the coding sequence ATGAAAAATCTAAAATTTATCGCTATTGTATTGGGAATAGTATCTCTGACTTCATGTAACAGAAATGAAGAAGAGCAAAATATTCAGAAACCAAACCAAGAAAATCAGACAATGCGTTCATTAGGAGCGGTATTGGTAGATGAGAATCTCTACAATTCGTTTGCTAAAGCTGATATAGAAGCATTAACAATGAAATTTAAAGGCAAATCAGCCAAAGTTCTGACAGCTTCTATACCATCAAGTTATACTATAACAAACACTCCTCCAATAGTAGATCAGGGACAGGAAGGCTCATGCGTTGCTTTTGCCACAGCTTATGCTGCTACAAGTATTCTGGAATATAATTTTAAAGGAATAACTAATCCAAGAAGTCCGGAATATGTATATAATCAAATAAAAATAAGCAGCTGCCCTAATGGAACTTATGTATCCCGTGGATTAAATTTAATAAAAAATCAAGGAGTATGTAGCTGGAATGAAATGCCTTATACAGATGTTGAGTGCTCTACACAACCTAATGCTTCTCAAAAAAACGCTGCAAGTACACATAAATTTACAACCTGGGCTACGGTAGATAAAACTAATATCAACAATGTAAAGACGCTCTTAAGTATGAATTTGCCTATCATCATTGCTATTACGGTAGATGGAAGTTTTGATAATTTAAGCTCAGCAGACAATTGGATATGGAAAAGCCATTCCGGTACTGTAAGAGGAGGACACGCAATTTGCGTAGTGGGTTATGATGATGCTAAACAAGCTTTTAAAGTACAAAACTCTTGGGGCACAGCATGGGGTGACAATGGATTTTTCTGGATAGATTATGCATTCTTTGCTAAGAGCACAAAGGGAGCTATTAATGAATCTTATGTAGCATATGTTCAATAA
- a CDS encoding GNAT family N-acetyltransferase: protein MKLQIQPIGNSYSEQAIDLILTIQQKEFNIPITIQDQPDLLQIESFYTEAGGNFWGAFVEGELVGSIALVKFDERAGAIRKMFVKKEFRGKELNIAQELLEVLISFCRENRIDDLYLGTITVLKAAQRFYERNHFVKIEKGNLPVKFPLMSADDIFYHLNID, encoded by the coding sequence ATGAAATTGCAGATACAACCCATAGGAAATTCTTATTCGGAACAGGCTATAGACCTGATTTTGACGATTCAGCAGAAGGAGTTTAATATTCCGATTACGATCCAGGATCAACCTGATCTTTTGCAGATTGAAAGTTTTTACACGGAAGCCGGAGGTAACTTTTGGGGAGCTTTTGTGGAAGGTGAACTGGTAGGTTCCATTGCATTGGTTAAGTTTGATGAAAGGGCAGGAGCGATCAGAAAAATGTTTGTTAAAAAAGAATTCAGAGGAAAAGAACTGAACATTGCCCAGGAGTTATTGGAAGTTTTAATTTCTTTCTGCCGCGAAAACAGAATTGATGATTTATATTTGGGAACCATAACGGTTCTGAAAGCTGCACAGCGTTTCTACGAAAGGAATCACTTTGTGAAGATTGAAAAGGGAAATCTTCCTGTAAAATTCCCTTTAATGAGTGCTGATGATATTTTTTATCATTTAAATATTGACTGA